A stretch of Aureispira sp. CCB-E DNA encodes these proteins:
- a CDS encoding peptidylprolyl isomerase, with amino-acid sequence MKKIWILVLLWALGSVLVSAQRQQVDKVIGVVGNHIILQSDVEAQLKMLESQSQGADLPKDARWLVFDQLLANALMLAEAEQDSVVVGDMEVQAQLDSRVTQILAYMNNNPEKFKEFYGMTPLEMKDFMRDQMRDQLVQQRMQQQIMSSITITPKEVKEFFKNIPKDSLPYFNSEVELAEIVIKPKINPIEDAKARKMARNLMLQIVEDSVDFAVLAKKYSDDRASAALGGDLGVQPRGTLVPEFEAAAYQLKPNEVSEVVKSEFGYHIIQLINRLGNTINTRHILIRPDITTEDREKAYQNLDSIRNLILSDSITFAEGIATYSEEDFSKTRAGRIMNPMTGEPYFELGDLEPSIYFAIDGLNEGDITKVIEYETRTGDKQFRIVKLLKRTEPHVANLQDDYSKIRTAALESKKGRYIVDWIDKKIADNYIEIKMENLGDQLEEARASAALKKWFDANSVRP; translated from the coding sequence ATGAAAAAAATTTGGATATTGGTGCTATTGTGGGCTTTGGGTTCTGTATTGGTGTCAGCACAACGTCAACAAGTAGATAAAGTAATTGGAGTAGTTGGAAATCATATTATTTTACAGTCGGATGTCGAAGCACAACTAAAAATGTTAGAAAGTCAAAGTCAAGGAGCTGATTTGCCTAAAGATGCTCGTTGGTTGGTTTTTGATCAACTATTGGCAAATGCACTGATGTTGGCAGAAGCAGAGCAAGATAGTGTTGTGGTGGGAGATATGGAAGTTCAGGCTCAACTAGACAGTCGTGTAACCCAAATATTGGCGTATATGAACAACAATCCTGAAAAATTTAAAGAATTTTATGGGATGACACCTTTGGAAATGAAGGATTTTATGCGCGATCAAATGCGAGATCAGTTGGTACAACAACGCATGCAGCAACAAATTATGTCTTCTATTACGATTACGCCCAAAGAGGTAAAAGAATTTTTTAAGAATATCCCAAAAGATAGTTTGCCTTATTTTAATTCAGAGGTAGAGTTAGCTGAAATTGTAATCAAACCTAAAATCAACCCTATTGAAGATGCAAAAGCTCGTAAAATGGCACGCAATCTAATGCTACAAATTGTAGAAGATAGCGTTGACTTTGCTGTACTTGCTAAGAAATATTCTGATGACCGTGCTTCTGCCGCATTGGGAGGTGATCTGGGCGTGCAACCCCGAGGTACACTAGTACCTGAGTTTGAAGCGGCAGCTTATCAGTTGAAGCCGAATGAAGTTTCGGAAGTTGTTAAATCAGAATTTGGATATCATATTATTCAATTAATCAATCGTTTGGGAAACACAATTAACACCAGACACATCTTGATTCGACCTGATATTACAACAGAAGATAGGGAAAAAGCTTACCAGAATTTGGATAGTATTCGCAATTTGATTTTGAGCGATAGTATTACCTTTGCAGAAGGAATTGCAACGTATTCGGAAGAGGATTTCAGCAAAACAAGAGCTGGACGAATTATGAACCCAATGACTGGAGAACCTTATTTTGAATTGGGAGATTTGGAACCTTCTATTTATTTTGCAATTGATGGTTTGAACGAGGGCGATATTACGAAAGTAATTGAATATGAGACAAGAACTGGAGACAAACAATTTAGAATTGTTAAGTTGTTGAAGCGAACAGAACCACATGTAGCCAATCTACAAGATGATTATTCTAAGATCAGAACAGCTGCATTAGAATCTAAAAAAGGCCGTTATATCGTTGATTGGATTGACAAAAAAATAGCGGATAATTATATAGAAATAAAAATGGAAAATTTAGGAGATCAGTTGGAGGAAGCTAGAGCATCTGCGGCGTTGAAAAAGTGGTTTGATGCGAATAGTGTTCGCCCTTAA
- the gldA gene encoding gliding motility-associated ABC transporter ATP-binding subunit GldA — translation MSVIVSNLTKVYGTQKAVNNISFEAKKGEILGFLGPNGAGKTTTMKMITCFIPQTAGRISVCGYDVVENPIEVRRRVGYLPEHNPLYLDMYVKEYLLFVAGLHKVNNKMAAVEEMIERTGLTIEQHKLVGSLSKGYRQRVGLAQAMLHNPDVLILDEPTSGLDPNQLIEIRKLIREFGKEKTVIFSSHIMQEVQALCDRVIIINQGNMVANDTIEMLQSNASKEKQIMVTFAKEVNEKQLKACAPIQKLRALEGHTYLITSLSEEDIRPAIFNFAVKQGNILLEMHQKVSTIEDVFQEVTNYTETKA, via the coding sequence ATGTCAGTAATTGTATCCAATTTAACGAAAGTATATGGCACACAAAAAGCCGTTAATAATATTAGTTTTGAAGCCAAGAAAGGAGAAATTTTAGGTTTTTTGGGACCCAATGGTGCTGGAAAGACAACCACGATGAAAATGATTACCTGTTTTATTCCTCAAACGGCAGGTCGTATTAGTGTGTGTGGTTATGATGTTGTAGAAAATCCAATAGAGGTACGTCGTAGGGTTGGTTATTTGCCAGAGCATAACCCTTTGTATTTAGATATGTATGTCAAAGAATATTTATTGTTTGTAGCAGGTTTGCACAAAGTGAATAATAAAATGGCTGCTGTCGAAGAAATGATAGAACGGACTGGTTTGACAATAGAACAACATAAGCTGGTTGGTTCATTATCTAAAGGATATCGCCAACGTGTAGGATTGGCACAAGCTATGTTGCACAACCCAGATGTCTTGATTTTGGATGAACCTACTTCTGGTTTGGATCCTAATCAATTGATAGAAATTCGGAAGTTGATACGAGAGTTTGGAAAAGAAAAAACAGTCATTTTTTCTTCTCATATTATGCAAGAAGTACAAGCACTTTGCGATCGTGTTATTATCATCAACCAAGGAAATATGGTAGCTAACGATACTATCGAGATGCTACAAAGTAATGCTTCGAAGGAAAAACAAATTATGGTTACTTTTGCAAAAGAAGTAAATGAAAAGCAGTTGAAGGCTTGTGCTCCAATTCAGAAGCTAAGAGCGTTGGAGGGACATACTTATTTAATCACCTCGTTGAGCGAAGAAGATATCCGTCCAGCTATTTTTAATTTTGCGGTCAAGCAGGGGAATATTTTGCTTGAAATGCATCAAAAAGTATCCACTATAGAGGATGTGTTCCAAGAGGTGACCAATTATACAGAAACAAAGGCTTAA
- a CDS encoding Omp28-related outer membrane protein: MKTYLLILYLLATCLQYLQAQNYTVSTYIGDDGDYWSGAYIYKFFSLGTNLSDEQDLPFNFDFYGQSVSSYRIAHSGYITFNTASAASINSNTALPNTSGPNNAIYALWDDFTTASTISTKTYGTAPNRVHQITWAGLNYPGAAPWQDDITVSLNLYENCGDFEIVVIDNNILPSSSFYPMLNTTIGCENATGTLGTQIAGSPNYIPSDPSWDKALYEVHRFRWNAPIVHDASLIGIDIDNHLSIGNHTLKGSVRNEGDASLTSYDINYSLNNGPTQTASISGVNASNSQKSFWTHTVPIHISSPNDQYELRVWVSNVNGMPDEMSCNNVLTEYITGINNNSSPKKILLEEFTGTWCGYCIDGAVIMENLVAQHGSNLIPVAIHDGDSMEFNDGLRTAFSVAAYPSGMIDRKNSTSGTTYTQEPSGRGSWSSLVSNQLNSFTPVDVDIQHSWNPNTRVINATVSANYSDNSAGDARIVLMVVEDSLTGQGSGWNQANYYNTTTGHPYYGAGSSVVGFTHRHVLRDYVEGGCFGVDGVIPHHVSAGSNYQHQFQYTLPPNINPNKVTLVAAIAKYMDTNDAMYIGVRGQRYIYNAEQTHLMTMTNTVAIEDNAANVLVYPNPTNAQVKIDVNNYNGSIITKVFNLAGQLLETNSSTTIDLSNYAAGLYLFQVHYEDKVKHIRVEKVD, translated from the coding sequence ATGAAAACTTATCTACTTATTCTTTACCTTCTAGCAACTTGCTTACAGTACTTACAAGCACAAAACTATACCGTTTCTACTTATATCGGGGATGATGGAGATTATTGGTCTGGGGCATATATTTATAAATTTTTTAGCCTTGGTACAAATCTTTCTGACGAACAGGATTTGCCTTTCAATTTTGACTTTTATGGGCAATCTGTTAGCAGTTATCGAATTGCACATAGTGGATACATTACTTTTAATACAGCAAGTGCTGCTTCTATTAATTCCAATACGGCATTGCCCAATACTTCAGGTCCCAACAATGCCATTTATGCGCTTTGGGATGACTTTACAACAGCAAGTACTATTTCTACCAAAACCTACGGAACTGCCCCCAATCGAGTTCATCAAATTACTTGGGCAGGATTAAACTATCCTGGTGCAGCGCCTTGGCAAGACGATATAACTGTCAGCCTTAATTTATATGAAAACTGTGGTGATTTTGAAATCGTTGTTATAGATAATAATATCCTTCCCTCTTCCTCCTTCTATCCGATGCTCAATACAACTATTGGCTGTGAAAATGCAACAGGCACCTTAGGTACTCAAATAGCAGGAAGCCCGAACTATATTCCATCTGATCCCAGTTGGGACAAAGCATTGTACGAGGTACATCGTTTTCGTTGGAACGCTCCCATCGTTCATGATGCTTCCTTAATTGGGATTGATATCGACAATCATCTTTCCATAGGAAACCATACCTTAAAAGGTTCTGTAAGAAACGAAGGCGATGCTTCTCTGACTTCTTATGATATTAACTATAGCTTGAATAATGGTCCTACACAAACTGCTTCTATTTCTGGTGTTAATGCCAGTAATTCTCAAAAAAGCTTTTGGACACATACAGTTCCTATTCACATTAGTAGCCCTAATGATCAATATGAATTAAGAGTCTGGGTCAGCAACGTAAATGGTATGCCAGATGAGATGAGTTGCAATAATGTTTTAACCGAATACATCACAGGCATTAACAACAATAGCAGTCCTAAAAAAATACTCCTAGAAGAATTCACAGGTACTTGGTGTGGCTACTGTATTGATGGAGCAGTGATCATGGAAAATTTAGTTGCCCAACATGGTAGTAACTTGATTCCTGTAGCCATTCACGATGGAGACTCTATGGAATTCAACGATGGGCTTCGAACAGCATTTTCTGTAGCTGCTTATCCTTCAGGAATGATTGATCGAAAAAATAGTACTTCTGGTACAACGTATACCCAAGAACCTTCTGGGCGTGGAAGTTGGTCATCCTTAGTATCCAACCAATTAAATAGCTTTACACCTGTTGATGTTGACATACAACACTCTTGGAATCCCAACACAAGAGTTATCAACGCAACCGTTTCTGCTAATTATAGTGATAACTCAGCGGGAGATGCTCGCATTGTATTAATGGTTGTTGAGGATAGCCTAACTGGTCAAGGCAGCGGTTGGAATCAAGCTAATTATTACAATACAACAACTGGTCATCCTTATTATGGAGCGGGTAGTTCGGTTGTTGGTTTTACGCATCGTCATGTATTAAGAGATTATGTAGAAGGTGGCTGCTTTGGTGTGGATGGGGTTATTCCTCATCACGTTAGTGCAGGCAGTAATTATCAACACCAATTTCAATATACCCTCCCTCCCAATATCAATCCCAATAAAGTGACGTTGGTTGCGGCTATTGCCAAATATATGGATACCAATGACGCCATGTATATTGGAGTTAGAGGGCAACGTTATATTTACAATGCTGAACAAACGCATTTAATGACAATGACCAATACAGTTGCTATAGAAGACAACGCCGCTAACGTACTTGTTTATCCTAACCCTACCAATGCTCAAGTAAAAATTGATGTTAACAATTATAATGGCTCAATTATTACAAAAGTATTCAATCTTGCAGGGCAACTTTTAGAAACAAATAGCTCCACAACTATTGACCTTTCTAATTATGCAGCTGGTTTATACTTATTTCAAGTACATTATGAGGATAAGGTTAAGCATATCAGAGTCGAGAAGGTAGATTAA
- a CDS encoding glycosyltransferase family 39 protein yields MNENMAPESSQRMNSDQILLLLCILIGIGLRIGNPMDFSFINDELSTWSKVSYDSVGAVIENIKQVDSHPVGMYVFVYYWTSIFGTSEWAIKLPFLLFSIASLWLVYRLGTLWFSKTVGLIVLAYFSTLQFPIWWSHIARQYQSGLFCTLLMAYCWTQLLMQQRTEKRYWIGFVVMGAASMYNHYFSLIFAGILGVWGFAWMRKEILLKYVAAGITMVVLFLPHLSITTYQLLHADGHLWYAIPTPSFFSNHLQYIFHYSFWCLGFALLLLFGSILKYGKQTFKKNQKARWGSLFLFITPITFGYLYSVYKSPILRESHLLFSLPYFLFFWCSFFPKDIPSRMKFLLVGVILGINTTTLVVTRQHFKTVHTHPYEHFIKHTKAFLAAHESKDVCIVLGENPEYLQYYKDAYASNFEHIESFKPPISFLEFREILENSVTSYLIVGSIPEAHLQMARYYYPYLYQRSYGINYEYYILSKNKEAQKVAWEFDFEIDMDFDKTEQAGWQIEKTNLRQDSITANTYYQQEGEWGPTFAMSLEQLTPRNNEFLDVAVDIRVVDTMLYQPQGTLVVEIRDEQDSLLVWKGVDATAQTNAQRDWQRLYLSMRFAHEPIYNNVKKLKMKTFFWNREKQAIQLDRFSIATRKGNGLLYKDTNPFEFE; encoded by the coding sequence ATGAATGAGAATATGGCTCCAGAATCAAGCCAAAGAATGAACAGCGATCAAATCTTATTGCTGTTGTGTATATTGATAGGGATTGGTCTTCGAATTGGCAATCCAATGGATTTTTCGTTCATTAATGATGAATTAAGCACTTGGTCAAAGGTTAGTTATGATTCAGTAGGGGCTGTTATAGAAAACATCAAGCAAGTTGATTCGCATCCTGTGGGTATGTATGTTTTTGTTTATTATTGGACATCCATCTTTGGAACTTCTGAATGGGCAATCAAACTCCCTTTTTTACTATTTTCAATTGCATCGTTGTGGTTGGTCTATCGTTTGGGGACACTTTGGTTTTCGAAAACAGTGGGGTTGATTGTCTTGGCTTATTTTTCAACCTTGCAATTTCCTATTTGGTGGAGCCATATTGCTCGACAATATCAAAGTGGTTTATTTTGCACCTTATTAATGGCGTATTGTTGGACGCAGTTATTGATGCAACAACGAACCGAAAAGCGCTATTGGATAGGTTTTGTTGTGATGGGAGCAGCATCTATGTACAACCACTATTTTAGCCTTATTTTTGCAGGAATATTAGGTGTTTGGGGCTTTGCATGGATGCGTAAAGAAATCCTATTAAAATACGTGGCAGCAGGAATAACAATGGTTGTACTGTTTTTGCCACATCTTAGTATTACAACCTATCAATTACTGCATGCCGATGGGCATTTATGGTATGCAATTCCAACACCAAGCTTTTTTAGCAATCATCTTCAATACATCTTTCATTATTCTTTTTGGTGCTTGGGCTTTGCCTTATTATTATTGTTTGGATCTATTCTGAAATACGGAAAGCAGACGTTCAAAAAAAATCAAAAAGCACGTTGGGGAAGTCTATTTCTATTTATAACACCTATAACATTTGGTTATTTGTACTCTGTCTATAAATCACCCATTTTGAGAGAATCGCATTTATTGTTCTCATTGCCTTATTTTCTGTTTTTTTGGTGTTCTTTTTTTCCCAAGGACATACCATCACGGATGAAGTTTTTATTAGTAGGGGTGATTTTAGGCATCAATACCACAACTCTTGTAGTAACAAGACAACATTTCAAAACAGTGCATACCCATCCTTACGAGCATTTTATTAAGCACACCAAGGCATTTTTAGCAGCACATGAATCAAAGGATGTTTGTATTGTTTTGGGAGAAAACCCAGAATATTTGCAATATTATAAAGATGCCTATGCTAGTAATTTTGAACACATAGAGAGTTTTAAACCACCAATCTCTTTTTTAGAATTTAGGGAGATTTTGGAGAATAGTGTAACTTCGTATTTAATTGTAGGATCAATTCCAGAGGCACATCTGCAAATGGCTAGATATTATTATCCTTATTTGTATCAAAGAAGTTATGGTATTAATTACGAATATTATATTCTAAGTAAGAATAAGGAAGCCCAGAAAGTAGCTTGGGAGTTTGATTTTGAGATAGATATGGATTTTGATAAAACAGAACAAGCTGGTTGGCAAATAGAGAAAACGAATCTTCGTCAGGATTCGATAACTGCTAATACTTATTATCAACAAGAGGGAGAATGGGGGCCTACTTTTGCCATGAGTTTGGAGCAACTTACGCCTCGAAATAATGAGTTTTTGGATGTGGCAGTAGACATACGAGTAGTAGATACGATGTTGTACCAACCCCAAGGAACATTGGTGGTCGAAATAAGGGATGAACAGGATTCTTTGTTGGTTTGGAAAGGTGTTGATGCTACAGCACAAACCAATGCTCAAAGAGATTGGCAACGGCTTTATTTATCTATGCGCTTTGCCCACGAGCCTATTTATAATAATGTTAAAAAACTAAAAATGAAAACATTTTTTTGGAATCGTGAAAAACAAGCCATCCAATTAGACCGTTTTAGTATCGCAACGAGAAAAGGAAATGGGTTGTTGTATAAAGACACAAATCCATTTGAATTTGAATAA
- a CDS encoding MoxR family ATPase: MKFQNEVEAVDALAESYQKLRAEIGKVIVGQEDVVKTVLISLFCDGHSLLVGVPGLAKTLLVNTISKALDLEFKRIQFTPDLMPSDITGSEVMDEQRNFSFHKGPLFTNILLADEINRTPPKTQAALLEAMQERSVTVAGHRHLLPKPFLVLATQNPIEQEGTYPLPEAQLDRFMFNIFLDYPSYREEVNIVKGTTSINNQEVHSVLTAAEIVYFQQLVRQIPIPDNVLEYAVGLVHKSRPNTELATDFVNNYVSWGAGPRASQCLVIAAKCHAAITGKYSPDIEDVKAIAKYVLRHRVVRNYKAEAEGISIEQVIEKLF; encoded by the coding sequence ATGAAATTTCAGAATGAAGTAGAAGCGGTTGATGCATTGGCAGAATCGTATCAAAAGTTACGAGCAGAAATAGGTAAGGTAATTGTTGGTCAAGAAGATGTTGTCAAAACTGTACTGATTTCGCTGTTTTGTGATGGACATAGTTTATTGGTAGGTGTGCCTGGTTTGGCTAAGACCTTATTGGTGAATACAATTTCCAAAGCTTTGGACTTGGAGTTTAAACGCATTCAGTTTACGCCAGATTTGATGCCTTCAGATATTACAGGTTCAGAGGTGATGGATGAACAAAGAAATTTTTCTTTTCACAAAGGTCCTTTGTTTACCAATATTTTATTGGCCGATGAGATTAACCGTACGCCCCCTAAAACACAAGCAGCTTTGTTGGAGGCCATGCAAGAGCGCAGTGTAACGGTTGCGGGGCATCGCCACTTATTGCCAAAGCCATTCTTGGTACTAGCCACACAAAACCCAATTGAGCAAGAAGGAACCTATCCTTTGCCAGAAGCTCAATTAGACCGTTTTATGTTCAATATTTTCTTAGATTATCCAAGTTATAGAGAAGAGGTAAATATTGTAAAAGGAACAACATCTATCAACAATCAAGAGGTGCACTCGGTGTTAACTGCTGCTGAAATCGTTTATTTTCAACAGTTGGTGCGTCAAATTCCTATTCCTGACAATGTATTGGAATATGCAGTAGGTTTGGTACACAAATCTCGCCCCAATACTGAATTGGCAACGGATTTTGTTAATAATTATGTTTCTTGGGGAGCGGGACCTCGTGCATCACAGTGCTTGGTTATTGCTGCCAAATGTCATGCTGCAATTACAGGTAAATACTCGCCAGATATCGAAGATGTGAAGGCAATTGCAAAATATGTATTGCGCCATCGTGTGGTTCGTAATTATAAAGCAGAAGCAGAAGGTATTTCTATTGAGCAAGTTATTGAAAAATTATTCTAG
- a CDS encoding SGNH/GDSL hydrolase family protein, whose amino-acid sequence MNLKYFIKVILAIPFLPIMYFQARAIKAKFPKLPEAEGSNGLASGSLDKRLRVLAIGESSIAGVGVKTHEEGFTGTLARELAAFFNINVEWKVYAKRGFTAKKVEEMLVPQITEKEFDLVVIGLGGNDTFQLNNPSRWKKDVQRLIHSLKKKFNDAPIVFINMPPIKELPAFTKTIKMVLGSLEKMLGEELDKLVRLHKNTYYYSNRITMNDWRKRFNVPSENAIFFSDGVHPSKLAYQVWARDVAGFIRTHPQLSAALNWIGKNQRT is encoded by the coding sequence ATGAACCTAAAATATTTTATAAAAGTAATTTTGGCAATTCCTTTTCTTCCTATTATGTACTTTCAAGCAAGGGCAATCAAAGCAAAATTTCCTAAATTGCCAGAAGCAGAAGGGAGCAATGGATTGGCTTCAGGAAGTCTTGATAAAAGACTGAGGGTTTTAGCAATTGGAGAAAGTTCTATAGCAGGAGTTGGCGTAAAAACGCATGAAGAAGGTTTTACAGGTACTTTGGCTAGAGAGCTAGCGGCTTTTTTTAACATCAATGTAGAATGGAAAGTATACGCTAAACGAGGTTTTACAGCCAAAAAAGTTGAGGAAATGCTTGTGCCTCAGATTACCGAAAAGGAATTTGATTTGGTCGTAATTGGGCTTGGCGGAAACGATACGTTTCAATTGAACAATCCTTCGAGATGGAAAAAAGATGTTCAACGGCTTATACACTCTCTTAAGAAGAAGTTTAATGATGCTCCGATTGTGTTTATTAATATGCCCCCAATCAAAGAACTTCCTGCTTTTACCAAAACAATTAAAATGGTTCTGGGCAGTTTGGAGAAGATGTTGGGAGAAGAGTTAGATAAGTTGGTTCGTTTGCATAAAAATACGTATTATTATTCCAATCGAATTACGATGAACGATTGGCGAAAACGCTTTAATGTGCCCTCTGAGAACGCTATATTTTTTAGCGATGGCGTACATCCGTCCAAATTGGCATACCAAGTCTGGGCTCGCGATGTTGCTGGCTTTATTAGAACACATCCTCAATTAAGTGCTGCTTTAAATTGGATTGGAAAGAATCAAAGAACGTAA
- a CDS encoding MBOAT family O-acyltransferase: MLFNSIVFLVFFIVFFLVWIWAKKEDLTRWVCIVVFSFVFYGWWDWRFLFLIVFSGLVDYGAALRMQKRDVNKRFWLIISLIANIGSLAIFKYSGFLAGTIDDIALLFGVNWDLYSRLPSFSLIVPVGISFYTFQSMSYTIDVYRNRLRATQNIWHFFAYLSMFPQLVAGPIIRAKDMLQQLAKNQPVGAVEIWLGLRLMVYGFFQKMVIADNLAPIVNQSFWNNNTQPSCIYWWMVMLAFSFQIYFDFAGYSSIARGLAKLMGYRFKSNFNHPYHAISLRDFWSRWHISLSTWFRDYVYIPLGGTRTSKWKGHYNMWITMIVSGLWHGPALNFIIWGVIHALCLSVERLTKWPQYLHRFAVGKVIALGIVLFQVVIAWVFFRAPSFEKAMAILGNLFSTNLEGTNIIITHYFNTVLFLGLGIGIEVWYFIKRRNKTLRLATKTVLYDTVSMSVLITACIYFRGPASEFIYFQF; encoded by the coding sequence GTGCTTTTTAACTCCATTGTATTTTTAGTGTTTTTTATTGTTTTCTTTTTGGTCTGGATTTGGGCAAAAAAAGAGGACTTGACTCGTTGGGTTTGCATTGTCGTTTTTTCTTTTGTCTTTTATGGTTGGTGGGATTGGAGATTTTTGTTTTTGATAGTATTTAGTGGTTTGGTTGATTATGGTGCTGCGCTCAGAATGCAAAAAAGAGACGTTAACAAGCGTTTTTGGCTGATAATATCCCTCATTGCCAACATCGGAAGTTTAGCAATTTTTAAATACAGTGGTTTTTTGGCAGGAACCATTGATGATATTGCTCTATTGTTTGGTGTAAATTGGGATTTGTACAGCCGTTTGCCTAGTTTTTCGCTCATTGTTCCTGTCGGAATTAGTTTTTATACGTTTCAGTCCATGAGCTACACCATAGATGTTTATAGAAACAGATTGCGGGCAACACAAAATATTTGGCACTTTTTTGCTTACTTGTCCATGTTTCCGCAGCTAGTCGCAGGTCCCATTATACGAGCCAAAGATATGCTTCAGCAATTGGCAAAAAATCAGCCTGTTGGTGCTGTTGAAATATGGTTGGGGCTTCGGTTGATGGTCTATGGTTTTTTTCAAAAAATGGTTATTGCAGACAACTTAGCTCCAATTGTAAATCAGTCGTTTTGGAACAACAATACACAACCTTCCTGTATTTATTGGTGGATGGTCATGCTTGCCTTTTCTTTTCAAATTTACTTTGATTTTGCAGGTTACAGTTCTATTGCAAGAGGTCTAGCTAAACTAATGGGTTATCGATTTAAGAGCAACTTTAACCATCCTTACCATGCTATTTCTTTGAGAGATTTTTGGTCGAGATGGCATATTTCATTGTCTACATGGTTTCGAGACTATGTCTATATTCCTTTGGGGGGAACTCGAACTTCTAAATGGAAAGGGCATTACAATATGTGGATAACTATGATAGTTTCGGGGTTGTGGCATGGTCCAGCACTTAATTTTATTATTTGGGGCGTTATACATGCCCTTTGCCTTAGTGTAGAGCGTCTGACAAAATGGCCTCAATACTTGCATCGTTTTGCAGTTGGAAAAGTAATTGCATTGGGAATAGTATTGTTTCAAGTAGTAATCGCTTGGGTCTTTTTTAGAGCACCAAGTTTTGAGAAAGCCATGGCTATTCTAGGTAACTTATTTTCTACTAATTTAGAGGGGACGAATATTATTATCACACACTATTTTAACACTGTTCTATTTTTAGGGCTGGGGATAGGAATAGAGGTTTGGTATTTTATCAAACGAAGGAACAAAACCTTGCGTTTAGCGACTAAAACTGTTCTATACGATACGGTTAGTATGTCCGTATTGATTACGGCGTGTATTTATTTCAGAGGACCTGCTTCTGAGTTTATCTATTTTCAATTCTAA